In a single window of the Poecile atricapillus isolate bPoeAtr1 chromosome 27, bPoeAtr1.hap1, whole genome shotgun sequence genome:
- the LOC131589074 gene encoding feather keratin Cos2-2-like: MSCCRPCDPCCQPCGPCPLASSCNECCVRQCQSSHVVIEPPAVLVTLPGPVLSSFPQNTAVGSSTSAAVGNILSSGGVPISSGGFDISCITNCYGSRCCPPC; the protein is encoded by the coding sequence ATGTCCTGCTGCCGGCCCTGTGACccttgctgccagccctgcggcccctgcccgctggccagcagctgcaatgagtgctgtgtcaggcagtgccagagctcccATGTCGTCATTGAGCCgcctgctgtgctggtgaccctgcccggccccgtcctcagctccttcccacagaaCACCGCCGTGGGATCCTCCACCTCCGCTGCCGTTGGCAACATCCTCAGCTCTGGCGGAGTGCCCATCAGCTCTGGGGGCTTTGACATCTCCTGCATCACCAACTGCTATGGCAGCAGATGTTGTCCCCCCTGCTAA